A DNA window from Loxodonta africana isolate mLoxAfr1 chromosome 7, mLoxAfr1.hap2, whole genome shotgun sequence contains the following coding sequences:
- the MRGPRF gene encoding mas-related G-protein coupled receptor member F produces the protein MAGNCSWETQTTGRNKVCPGMSEAPELYSRGFLTIEQIAALPPPAVMNYIFLLLCLCGLVGNGLVLWFFGFSIKSSPFSIYFLHLAGADVGYLLSKAVLSTLNMGGFLGAFADYVRAVCRVLGLLTFLAGVSLLPAISTERCLSVIFPTWYWHRRPKRLSAVVAALLWILSLLVTSIHNYFCVFRGREASGAACTHMDIFLGILVFLVCCPLMALPCLALVLHMECRARRRQRSAKLNHVVLAVVAVFLVSSIYLGIDWFLFWVFLIPAPFPEYVTDLCICLNSSAKPVVYFLAGRDKSQRLWEPLRVVFQRALRDGAELSEAGGGTPNTVTLEMQAPAGYPS, from the coding sequence GTGTGTCCCGGCATGAGCGAGGCCCCGGAACTCTACAGCCGTGGCTTCCTGACCATCGAGCAGATAGCAGCGCTGCCGCCCCCGGCTGTCATGAACTACATCTTCCTGCTGCTCTGCCTGTGCGGCCTGGTGGGCAACGGGCTGGTGCTCTGGTTCTTCGGCTTCTCCATCAAGAGCAGCCCCTTCTCCATCTACTTCCTGCACCTGGCCGGCGCCGACGTGGGCTACCTCCTCAGCAAGGCCGTGCTCTCCACCCTGAACATGGGGGGCTTCCTGGGCGCCTTTGCCGACTACGTCCGCGCCGTGTGCAGGGTCCTGGGGCTCCTCACGTTCCTGGCCGGGGTGAGCCTCCTGCCCGCCATCAGCACGGAGCGCTGCTTGTCTGTCATCTTCCCCACCTGGTACTGGCACCGGCGGCCCAAGCGCCTGTCGGCCGTGGTGGCGgccctgctctggatcctgtcaCTCCTGGTCACCAGCATCCACAACTACTTCTGCGTGTTCCGGGGCCGAGAAGCCTCAGGGGCGGCCTGCACGCACATGGACATCTTCCTAGGTATCCTGGTCTTCCTGGTCTGCTGCCCGCTCATGGCACTTCCCTGCCTGGCACTGGTCCTGCACATGGAGTGCCGGGCACGGCGGCGCCAGCGCTCTGCCAAGCTCAACCACGTCGTGCTGGCCGTGGTGGCTGTCTTCCTGGTGTCCTCCATCTACTTGGGCATCGACTGGTTCCTCTTCTGGGTCTTCCTGATCCCGGCGCCCTTCCCCGAGTATGTCACCGACCTGTGTATCTGCCTCAACAGCAGCGCCAAGCCGGTCGTCTACTTCCTGGCTGGGAGGGACAAGTCGCAGAGGCTGTGGGAGCCGCTTAGGGTGGTCTTCCAGCGGGCCCTGCGAGACGGGGCAGAGCTGAGCGAGGCAGGAGGTGGCACGCCAAACACCGTCACCCTGGAGATGCAGGCCCCCGCTGGGTACCCCTCCTGA